GCAGACTCCAAAATCATTTTGGTTAGAGCAATCATACCAGTCTCTTTTGCACCATACTTGTGTAACGAGGTCATTTCAAAGCAGCCGAATTGTATGCATCATATGGGATGCTGACGATGGACAGGTGGACTTGCACCATGAATTGTGCGCCTCAGCATGCATAGCGTGTGCACTATCTCTGTTCTCAAATAGATGGCGAACTAGAAATATTGATGATTCTGTAAATTATTCGGTTTACTCAGATTAAAAGTATATGAATAGATGCCAGAGCCATAAAAGCCTATTGCCATAGTAATATTTTGCGACGGAGAGATAGTAGTATAATGTTTGTATCTGTGTGAATGTATGCAGTCTCACGCCGAGCTGACCGTCGGGGAGTGCGCGACACTGTGCCGGTGCCTCAACCACAAGAAGCTGACACTGGAGGCATGCAAGGACCTGACTAGGAACCGGCGGATTCCAACGGATATCTCAGTACAAGCATTGTCCTTACACCTGCAGCCCAATGTGCTCCGGCTCCCCTCGTTGTTGCCGATATCGAGATGGGTTGGGGCAGACGGCGAGAAGAAGGAGGCGCTGAGGCTGAGCCTGCGGCGAATGCAGGGCCGGCTGGCAGAGCTGCCGTTGACATGCAAGGAGACGAGAGGGAAGACGAGGGCGTCGTCTGGGATGGCGGCCAAGGGCAGCAAGTCCGTGGGCGGCAGGGGCTTGCCTTGGATGTGCTAGCTGCGGCTAGCTAATGGAGATATGGAGTAATGCTCTCTTTTCTTTGCGCGGTGAGGCAATCACGCACCATGCCTCTTTGCTCCGTCACATGATCCTTTTGTAAAGTTGTTTTGTTGCATGGTGTTTTTGGCTTCTGTTGTGTTTATTGCTGATTGTAAGTGAGGCGTACCCTTCTTTTTCTGCCCATAAGAGTGAGATATCATCGGTAtctctgtgatcaactccttgatcatttTTTTATCCTTTTTTTTGCTGAATCGAGTGCGCATAGACCCATGTCCCAAAAATCCACACCGAATAACTATGCACTTCTAAAAGATGACTAAGTTAAGAATTAAAAAAAAAACAAGAACAAAAGATGATTAGGTCAATGCTACAAACCTGAGAGCTTAATGGTTGCTAACTCTCTTTCCCCGTCACTATCATCATCGTCACTTTTGGTAGACTTGACATCAA
This genomic stretch from Triticum dicoccoides isolate Atlit2015 ecotype Zavitan unplaced genomic scaffold, WEW_v2.0 scaffold195999, whole genome shotgun sequence harbors:
- the LOC119344972 gene encoding uncharacterized protein LOC119344972 — encoded protein: MQSHAELTVGECATLCRCLNHKKLTLEACKDLTRNRRIPTDISVQALSLHLQPNVLRLPSLLPISRWVGADGEKKEALRLSLRRMQGRLAELPLTCKETRGKTRASSGMAAKGSKSVGGRGLPWMC